A genomic region of Trifolium pratense cultivar HEN17-A07 linkage group LG3, ARS_RC_1.1, whole genome shotgun sequence contains the following coding sequences:
- the LOC123917262 gene encoding uncharacterized protein LOC123917262 encodes MEILSSIVGIVAEHTVVPIGRQAGYLIFYNGNFSMLAVSVTDLEAAKERITHSVEEERRNGKKIERDVMNWLEKVDEVIVKANQLENDPRRANARCSACPFPNLILRHQLSRKATKIVKDVIEVQEKGKFDRIGYLSTLDGEASSSSTRGGENYETRESLKENIMKALTHQNSCNIGVYGLGGVGKTTLLQEVFEISKQHKLFDTIVTTNVTKDPDIKTIQGEIADLLGLRFDEETILGRAHRLRQRIMMEKNILVILDDIWTKLDLKKVGIPFGNEHNGCKLLMTSRNQDVLLQMDVPKDLTFKLELMSENETWSLFQFMAGDVIKDSNLKGVAIQVAQKCEGLPLVVVAVARALKDKRDVQSWKDALRRLQSGHDTIFSALELSYDSLKSDEMRDVFLLFALFPNDKVHYFLKVAMGLHILKDIKIVDDARNRLYSIIHSLEATCLLEMKTSGNIQMHDFVCDFAISIARRDKHVFLRKQSDEEYPTKDFLTRCTQVVLDGCEPELPQMIDCPNIKFFYLRSKKNRSLEVPDDFFEGMGSLRVLDLTLLNLSSLPTSFQFLTDLQTLCLDFCILENMVEINALQNLKILSLCGSSMTKLPREIGQLTQLRMLDLRNSGIEVLPPNIISSLTKLEELYMGNTFVNWGDASSTAQNKNASISELRKLPKLTTLELQIPESWMLPRDLQTVFEKLERYKIAIGDVWEWSDIVNGTSKTLMLKLGTNIHLEHEIKALIMGVENLYLDDVGGIQNMVYQLNGEGFPLLKHLHVQNNANMKHIVDSQERNQIHASFPILETLVLHNLKNLEHICLNPLSITCFGSLSVIKVKNCVQLKYLFSFTLVKELSQLSKIEICQCNSMKEIVLEDNSSSASTVFRFRSLTLEYLETLQNFFSNSEQKHQGLEPSVSTPLFNDQVAFPDLNFLKLSFLDLNKIWNDNHRSMCNLTSLIVESCDGLKYLFSSIMVKSFENLKQLEISNCPLMEDIIAKEERNNKMEEVHFSKLEKITLKDMDNLNTIWHREFVTVKMLQVSNCKKIVVVFPSSMQKTYEKLEMLEVTACALVEEIFELSFDENGSAENTTHLKVVIDGLPKLKNIWSGDLRRILSFQIVIVVRLANCESLEYLLPLSIATRCSHLQELHIKNCGNMKEIVAEEKEKEAGVSAAPTFEFNQLSILLLWNLHKLKGFYAKEHTLACLSLKNINVSNCAKLNLYRTLSTRSSNFQDDKLSVLTPQPPFIVEEVIPNLKELRVNHKEANVILQAQNSSALFTKMTFLCLSHYNIEDATFPYWFLQNVHTLEELYVEWSCFKKIFQDEGQISEKKTYPRLKCLTLYQLQKLQHICEEGFKIDPVLELLEYLDVKFCSSLVSLLPASATLNHLEYLEITNCNGLKNLITFPTAQSLHKLIWLKVKDCNSLEEIITGEENVGIAFISLELLILDCLPSLTKFCSSKCFLKFPMLAEVIVRECPRMKIFSEGNTSTPNLRKVKIAENDEWLWKGNLNDTITNIFEDKVAFGGFKHLKLAEYPELKELWYGQPQHNLFRSLKYLVVHRCDFLSEVLFQPNLLQVLMNLEELDITYCDSLEAVFDMKGGEFEKEILVKNSTQLKKLTLSNLPKLKHVWKEDQHSTMGFQNLIEVSVEKCTSLKSLFPLSVARDMNQIQTLEVNSCGIEEIVGREEGVDEIVEFVFPNLTSIRLHRLAKLKTFFAGVHSLQCKSLNTIIFSGCPKIELFKAEPLRHQLSAKNDELHISTYQPLFVIEEVLATVENFYMNAKYFDMILHSQYSEVQFNKVKRIGVGEFYNEEATFPHWFLKNVPNLESMLVQWSSFREIFQGEQAISTEMETQIIPRLKQLELWFMDKLQCICKEGLQMDPVLHYLESIDVWHCSSLMKLVPSSVTFNYLTYLEVTNCNGLINLITYSTAKSLVKLTTMKIKMCNCLEDVVDGKEEDEMNKIEFSSLQYLELVALPKLCLFCSCTCPVMFPLLEVVVVKECPRMEHFSFGVTNTTILENVQFDEENHWEGDLNGTVKKLFDDKVAFHKLTCLALSDYPELKDLWYGQLNHNVFCNLKSLEVQKCDFLSHILLPSNIIQALHGLEDLKVTDCDSLEAVFDVKGMKSREILIKQSTQLKSLTLSSLPKLKQIWNEDPHEIISFGNLCKVDVSMCQSLLYIFPLSLCQDLGNLEMLDIDSCRVEEIVEMEEGSMEINFNFPQLNTLKLYRLTNLKSFYQGKYVLECPPSLKILNVYRCEALRMFSFNHLDFQQPNAAGGNPIIPQQALFSIEKLSPNLEELAINGPDVMEILNQENVFHKVKFLRLQCLQETPTIFLNDIHKSFPNLRTFQVRNSSFETLFPSNGHLSTQISDQISLFLYELENLKHIWQEDFPLDHPLLQVAYQVVCNKLYVTSCPSLINLVPSSTSFTNLTILKVDNCKELIYLITSSTAKSLVQLTTLIIMNCEKMLDVVNQIDEEKAEENIIFENLEYLELSSLPSFRSFCYGKQAFIFPSFIYFTVKGCPQMKIFSSGVTVAPYLTKIEVEEGKMRWKGDLNTTIEQLFIEKGSLSMC; translated from the exons ATGGAAATTCTATCTTCTATTGTTGGAATAGTAGCAGAACATACTGTTGTGCCTATTGGACGTCAAGCAGGTTACTTGATATTCTACAATGGCAATTTCAGTATGTTAGCGGTTAGTGTTACAGACCTTGAGGCTGCCAAAGAAAGAATAACCCATTCCGTTGAAGAAGAAAGGAGAAACGGTAAAAAGATTGAAAGAGATGTGATGAACTGGTTAGAGAAAGTGGATGAGGTCATTGTAAAGGCAAATCAGCTTGAAAATGATCCTCGTCGTGCCAATGCTAGGTGCTCAGCATGCCCGTTCCCCAATTTGATTTTGCGTCATCAACTGAGTAGGAAAGCCACAAAAATTGTAAAAGATGTTATTGAAGTTCAAGAAAAAGGGAAGTTTGATCGAATTGGTTACCTTTCCACCCTAGATGGAGAAGCCTCCTCCTCCTCAACAAGAGGTGGTGAAAATTATGAGACAAGGGAATCACTTAAAGAGAACATTATGAAGGCACTAACGCACCAAAATTCATGCAACATTGGGGTCTATGGGTTGGGTGGGGTGGGTAAAACCACTCTGCTGCAGGAAGTTTTTGAAATATCTAAGCAACACAAATTGTTTGATACAATTGTTACAACGAATGTAACAAAAGATCCAGACATTAAAACAATTCAAGGGGAGATTGCAGATTTGTTGGGTCTACGATTCGATGAGGAGACTATTCTTGGCAGAGCACATCGCCTGAGACAAAGAATCATGATGGAAAAAAATATCCTTGTCATTCTAGATGATATATGGACCAAACTTGATTTGAAGAAAGTTGGAATTCCATTTGGTAATGAACATAATGGTTGTAAATTGTTGATGACATCTAGAAATCAAGATGTTTTGCTTCAAATGGATGTTCCAAAGGATTTAACTTTCAAACTTGAACTTATGAGTGAAAACGAGACATGGAGCTTGTTTCAATTTATGGCTGGGGATGTGATTAAAGATAGCAATCTGAAAGGTGTAGCAATTCAAGTTGCCCAAAAATGTGAAGGTTTGCCTCTTGTGGTAGTGGCAGTTGCTCGAGCATTGAAAGATAAGAGGGATGTTCAATCTTGGAAAGATGCATTAAGGAGATTACAAAGTGGTCATGATACAATTTTTTCTGCTTTAGAATTAAGTTACGACTCATTGAAGAGTGATGAAATGAGGGATGTCTTCTTGCTTTTTGCATTATTTCCAAATGATAAGGTACATTACTTTCTAAAAGTTGCGATGGGTTTGCATATATTAAAGGATATTAAGATTGTGGATGATGCTAGAAATAGACTTTATTCAATAATCCATTCTTTGGAGGCAACTTGTTTGCTTGAAATGAAAACAAGCGGAAATATCCAAATGCATGACTTTGTTTGTGATTTTGCTATCTCCATAGCACGTAGGGACAAACATGTATTTTTGAGAAAACAATCAGATGAGGAATACCCAACCAAGGATTTTTTAACAAGGTGCACGCAGGTCGTTCTAGATGGTTGTGAGCCAGAGCTTCCTCAAATGATTGACTGTCCAAACATTAAGTTTTTCTATTTGAGAAGTAAGAAGAACCGTTCTTTAGAAGTCCCTGATGATTTTTTTGAGGGTATGGGAAGCCTTAGAGTCCTAGATTTAACATTGCTGAACTTGTCTTCATTACCCACTTCCTTTCAGTTCCTAACCGACCTTCAAACACTGTGTTTGGATTTTTGCATTTTGGAAAATATGGTTGAAATCAATGCTttgcaaaatttaaaaattctttCCCTTTGTGGTTCTTCAATGACCAAGTTGCCAAGAGAAATAGGGCAATTGACTCAATTGAGAATGCTTGATTTGAGAAATTCAGGAATAGAAGTGCTCCCACCTAACATTATATCAAGCTTGACCAAACTGGAGGAGTTGTACATGGGCAATACCTTTGTTAATTGGGGAGATGCGAGTTCAACGGCTCAAAACAAAAATGCTAGCATTTCTGAGCTTCGAAAACTACCCAAATTGACAACTCTAGAATTACAAATTCCCGAGAGTTGGATGTTGCCAAGGGACTTGCAGACAGTGTTTGAGAAGTTGGAAAGATATAAAATAGCTATTGGTGATGTATGGGAATGGTCTGACATTGTGAATGGAACCTCAAAAACATTGATGCTCAAACTTGGTACTAACATACACTTGGAGCACGAAATAAAGGCATTGATTATGGGTGTTGAGAATTTGTACTTGGATGATGTAGGTGGAATTCAAAATATGGTTTATCAACTAAATGGAGAAGGATTTCCATTGTTGAAACATCTCCACGTCCAAAATAATGCAAACATGAAGCATATTGTTGACTCTCAAGAGAGGAATCAAATCCATGCATCCTTTCCCATCTTGGAAACACTAGTACTTCATAATCTTAAAAACTTGGAGCATATATGTCTTAATCCACTTTCAATTACTTGTTTTGGAAGTCTTAGTGTTATCAAAGTCAAAAATTGTGTCCAATTGAAATATCTTTTCTCCTTTACATTGGTTAAAGAACTTTCCCAACTTTCTAAGATTGAAATTTGTCAGTGCAATTCTATGAAGGAGATAGTGCTCGAAGACAACAGTTCAAGTGCATCAACAGTTTTTCGATTTCGTTCTTTGACTTTAGAATATTTGGAGACACTTCAGAATTTCTTCTCCAATAGTGAGCAAAAACATCAAGGGTTAGAGCCTTCTGTTTCAACACCATTGTTCAATGATCAA gtTGCATTTCCAGATTTGAATTTCCTTAAATTGAGTTTTCTCGATTTGAATAAAATTTGGAATGACAATCATCGGTCTATGTGCAACTTAACGAGCTTGATTGTGGAGAGTTGTGATGGATTGAAGTACTTATTCTCGTCTATTATGGTTAAAAGTTTTGAGAACCTCAAACAACTTGAAATAAGTAACTGTCCTTTGATGGAGGATATAATAGccaaagaagaaagaaacaataaaatgGAAGAG gttcattttTCCAAATTAGAGAAAATCACATTGAAAGACATGGACAACTTGAACACAATATGGCACCGCGAATTTGTAACAGTGAAGATGTTGCAAGTGAGCAATTGTAAGaaaattgttgttgtttttcctTCTTCAATGCAAAAAACATATGAGAAGTTAGAGATGTTGGAGGTTACAGCTTGTGCTTTGGTAGAAGAGATATTTGAATTGAGTTTCGATGAAAATGGCAGTGCAGAGAATACAACACATTTGAAAGTTGTTATTGATGGATTGCCAAAACTGAAAAATATATGGAGTGGGGATCTTCGCAGAATTCTTAGTTTTcaaattgttattgttgtaaGACTTGCAAACTGTGAAAGCTTGGAGTATCTATTACCACTTTCTATAGCCACTCGTTGTTCACATCTCCAAGAACTTCATATAAAAAACTGTGGAAATATGAAGGAAATTGTTGCAGAGGAGAAGGAGAAAGAAGCTGGAGTGAGTGCAGCTCCCACATTTGAGTTTAATCAATTAAGTATTTTATTGCTTTGGAACTTGCATAAACTCAAGGGTTTCTATGCTAAAGAGCATACCCTAGCATGTTTATCTTTGAAGAACATTAATGTTTCCAATTGTGCAAAGTTGAATTTGTACAGAACTCTGTCTACAAGAAGCTCCAATTTTCAAGATGACAAACTCTCCGTTTTAACGCCACAACCACCTTTCATTGTCGAAGAG GTTATTCCAAATTTGAAGGAGTTAAGAGTAAATCACAAAGAAGCTAACGTGATATTGCAAGCCCAAAACTCAAGTGCCCTGTTCACCAAAATGACATTTCTTTGTTTGTCCCATTATAATATTGAAGATGCTACATTTCCTTATTGGTTTCTTCAAAATGTGCACACTCTTGAGGAACTATATGTTGAATGGAGTTGcttcaagaaaatatttcaagaTGAAGGACAGATAAGTGAGAAGAAGACTTACCCACGGCTCAAGTGCCTCACTTTGTATCAGTTACAAAAACTTCAACATATATGTGAAGAAGGATTCAAAATTGACCCAGTTCTTGAGCTCCTTGAATACTTAGATGTTAAGTTTTGTTCCAGTTTGGTAAGTTTGTTACCTGCTTCTGCCACGCTTAATCATCTGGAATATCTGGAGATAACAAATTGCAACgggttaaaaaatttaatcacaTTCCCTACGGCACAAAGTTTGCACAAGCTCATTTGGCTGAAGGTAAAAGACTGCAATTCACTTGAAGAAATAATTACTGGAGAGGAAAATGTTGGCATTGCATTTATTAGTTTAGAATTATTGATATTGGATTGTTTGCCAAGCCTCACCAAATTTTGTTCTAGTAAGTGCTTCTTGAAGTTTCCAATGTTGGCGGAAGTAATTGTGAGGGAATGTCCTCGCATGAAGATTTTTTCAGAGGGAAACACAAGTACACCAAATCTTCGAAAAgttaaaattgcagaaaatgaTGAATGGCTTTGGAAGGGAAACCTAAATGATACAATAACCAACATATTTGAAGATAAG GTGGCATTTGGTGGTTTTAAGCATTTAAAACTGGCTGAATATCCAGAGTTGAAAGAATTGTGGTATGGTCAACCTCAGCACAATCTATTTAGGAGTCTGAAGTATCTAGTGGTTCACAGATGTGATTTTTTATCTGAGGTTCTCTTTCAACCAAATTTGCTACAAGTGCTAATGAACTTGGAAGAATTAGATATCACATATTGTGATTCATTAGAAGCAGTTTTTGATATGAAAGGtggtgaatttgaaaaagaaattcttGTGAAGAATTCTACTCAATTGAAGAAATTAACACTATCTAATCTTCCAAAACTGAAGCATGTATGGAAGGAGGACCAACATAGCACTATGGGGtttcaaaatttaattgaagTGTCTGTTGAGAAGTGCACAAGTTTGAAAAGCCTGTTTCCGCTCTCAGTAGCTAGAGATATGAACCAAATTCAAACACTTGAAGTGAATTCATGTGGGATTGAAGAAATTGTTGGCAGGGAGGAAGGAGTGGATGAGATAGTTGAATTTGTGTTTCCTAATTTAACATCCATTAGACTTCACCGTTTGGCCAAACTAAAGACATTCTTTGCCGGAGTCCATTCTCTTCAATGTAAATCATTGAATACAATCATCTTTTCCGGATGTCCAAAAATTGAGCTATTTAAGGCAGAGCCTTTGAGACACCAATTAAGTGCCAAAAATGATGAGCTCCATATCTCAACATATCAACCTTTGTTTGTGATTGAAGAG GTACTTGCCACTGTTGAGAATTTCTACATGAATGCCAAATATTTTGACATGATATTGCATAGCCAATATTCAGAGGTTCAATTCAACAAAGTCAAACGCATTGGTGTGGGTGAATTCTACAATGAAGAAGCTACTTTTCCACATTGGTTCTTGAAAAATGTTCCTAATTTAGAAAGCATGCTAGTCCAATGGAGTTCCTTCAGGGAGATATTTCAAGGCGAACAAGCCATAAGTACGGAAATGGAAACTCAAATTATCCCGCGACTCAAACAGTTGGAATTATGGTTCATGGACAAGCTTCAATGTATATGCAAAGAAGGACTTCAAATGGACCCCGTTCTGCATTATCTTGAAAGCATTGATGTTTGGCACTGTTCCAGTCTTATGAAATTGGTGCCTTCTTCTGTTACGTTTAATTACTTGACCTACTTGGAGGTAACAAACTGCAATGGTTTGATAAATTTGATAACATACTCAACAGCAAAGAGTCTTGTCAAACTCACAACCATGAAGATTAAAATGTGTAATTGTCTTGAGGATGTAGTCGAcggaaaagaagaagatgagatgaATAAGATTGAATTTTCCAGTTTACAATATCTAGAACTTGTTGCTTTACCAAAACTCTGTCTCTTTTGCTCATGCACGTGCCCCGTTATGTTTCCGTTGCTGGAAGTTGTAGTTGTCAAAGAATGTCCTCGAATGGAACATTTTTCATTTGGTGTGACGAACACAACAATTCTTGAAAATGTACAATTTGATGAAGAAAACCACTGGGAAGGCGACCTCAATGGAACAGTAAAGAAATTGTTTGATGACAAG GTTGCATTTCATAAATTAACCTGTTTAGCCTTATCTGACTACCCGGAGCTAAAAGATTTGTGGTATGGCCAACTTAATCACAATGTGTTTTGCAATCTCAAGTCCCTAGAAGTgcaaaaatgtgattttttatcaCATATACTTTTACCATCAAATATAATACAAGCGCTGCATGGATTGGAAGATTTAAAAGTAACAGACTGTGACTCGTTAGAAGCAGTGTTTGATGTGAAAGGTATGAAGTCTAGAGAAATATTGATAAAACAAAGCACTCAGTTGAAAAGTTTGACTTTATCTAGTTTGCCAAAATTGAAGCAAATATGGAATGAGGATCCTCATGAAATTATCAGCTTTGGAAACTTATGCAAGGTGGATGTTTCTATGTGCCAAAGCTTGCTATATATCTTTCCATTGTCACTATGCCAAGATCTTGGAAATCTTGAAATGCTTGATATAGACTCTTGCAGAGTTGAGGAAATTGTAGAAATGGAAGAAGGATCAATggaaatcaattttaattttcccCAACTGAATACATTGAAACTATATCGTTTGACAAACCTTAAGAGCTTCTATCAGGGAAAGTATGTTTTAGAGTGCCCTCCTTCCTTGAAGATTCTTAATGTATATCGTTGTGAAGCATTAAGAATGTTTTCATTCAACCATTTAGACTTCCAACAGCCTAACGCAGCCGGTGGAAATCCCATCATACCTCAACAAGCTCTATTTTCTATTGAAAAG TTGAGCCCCAACCTGGAGGAATTGGCAATAAATGGCCCGGATGTGATGGAGATATTGAATCAAGAAAATGTCTTTCATAAAGTTAAATTTCTTCGTTTGCAATGCTTGCAAGAAACTCCAACTATTTTTCTGAATGATATCCATAAATCATTTCCTAATCTTAGAACATTTCAAGTGCGTAATAGTTCTTTTGAAACATTGTTCCCTAGTAATGGTCATCTCAGCACGCAGATCTCAGATCAAATAAGTTTGTTCCTTTATGAATTGGAAAATCTCAAGCACATCTGGCAGGAAGACTTTCCATTGGATCATCCTCTGTTACAAGTTGCATATCAAGTTGTATGTAACAAGTTGTATGTAACAAGTTGTCCAAGTTTGATAAACTTGGTACCATCATCAACATCTTTCACAAATTTAACAATTTTGAAAGTGGACAATTGCAAAgagcttatttatttaataacatCCTCAACAGCTAAAAGTCTTGTACAACTCAcaacattaataataatgaattgTGAGAAGATGTTGGATGTTGTGAATCAAATTGATGAAGAAAAAGCAGAGGAAAACATCATATTTGAAAACTTGGAATACTTGGAATTGTCTTCTTTGCCAAGTTTTAGAAGCTTCTGTTATGGGAAACAAGCATTCATATTCCCATCTTTCATATATTTCACTGTTAAAGGGTGCCCTCAAATGAAGATATTCTCATCAGGAGTCACAGTAGCACCATACCTGACAAAAATTGAAGTGGAAGAAGGAAAGATGAGATGGAAAGGTGATCTTAATACAACTATTGAACAATTGTTCATAGAAAAG GGAAGTTTATCAATGTGCTGA